A stretch of Geomonas oryzisoli DNA encodes these proteins:
- a CDS encoding dienelactone hydrolase family protein, whose amino-acid sequence MKRYLLALMMTLVAQGASAGVVGQNVDYRQGDTVLEGYVAYDDSIKGTRPGILVIHEWTGVTAYEKMRVEQLAKLGYVAFAADIYGKGVRPTGPEQAAKEAGKYRGNDRSLLRARGAAGLARLASYPQVDPKRLAVMGYCFGGTAALELARSGADVLGTVSFHGGLSTPNPADARNIRGKVLALHGADDPYVKADEVAAFQKEMRDAKVDWQMNFYGNAVHSFTNPKSGNDNSKGAAYNEKADRRSFEAMKLFFNEIFATH is encoded by the coding sequence ATGAAAAGGTATCTTTTAGCTTTGATGATGACGCTGGTGGCACAAGGTGCCAGTGCCGGCGTGGTAGGGCAGAACGTCGATTACCGCCAGGGTGACACGGTCCTCGAGGGATACGTGGCTTATGATGATTCGATCAAGGGAACCCGGCCAGGTATCCTCGTGATTCACGAATGGACCGGCGTGACCGCATACGAGAAGATGCGCGTAGAGCAACTTGCGAAATTAGGGTATGTCGCCTTTGCCGCTGATATTTACGGCAAAGGTGTGCGTCCGACAGGACCGGAGCAGGCAGCCAAGGAAGCAGGAAAGTACCGGGGCAATGACCGGAGCCTGCTCCGTGCGCGCGGTGCTGCAGGATTGGCGAGGCTCGCCAGTTATCCGCAGGTGGACCCGAAGCGGCTGGCGGTGATGGGGTATTGCTTCGGCGGGACGGCGGCGCTGGAACTGGCCAGAAGTGGTGCCGACGTCCTGGGCACGGTCAGCTTCCATGGCGGGCTCAGCACCCCCAACCCCGCCGATGCAAGGAACATACGGGGGAAGGTGCTTGCGCTGCACGGTGCGGATGACCCGTACGTGAAGGCGGATGAAGTGGCCGCCTTCCAGAAAGAAATGCGGGACGCCAAGGTGGACTGGCAGATGAATTTCTACGGCAACGCCGTGCACAGCTTCACCAATCCAAAGTCCGGCAATGACAACAGCAAAGGTGCCGCCTATAACGAAAAGGCCGACCGGCGCTCCTTCGAGGCCATGAAGCTCTTCTTTAACGAGATCTTCGCAACGCATTGA
- the trpS gene encoding tryptophan--tRNA ligase — protein sequence MSNNRIVSGMRPTGKLHLGHYHGVLSNWMDLQRNFECFFFAADWHSLTTEYASTDGIQDSINEMVLDWLAFGIDPEQSVIFKQSRVPQHAELNLILSMITPVSWLERNPTYKEMQENLTTKDLSTFGFLGYPVLMASDIIVYKAARVPVGQDQIPHLEITREIARRFNYLYGEVFPEPAALLTETPKVLGIDGRKMSKSYGNAIFLSDDAEETRKKVMSMVTDTLRPFKRDPGEPDRCVAFTLHSLYVDADKRAEIVEGCRGAQLGCVDCKKILAQAMVDTLAPFREKRVELAEKPGLVEEVLAEGSRKAEVVAKQTMDDARAALKV from the coding sequence ATGAGCAACAACCGTATCGTTAGCGGCATGAGACCGACCGGAAAGCTGCACCTGGGGCACTACCACGGGGTTCTGTCCAACTGGATGGATCTGCAGCGCAACTTCGAGTGTTTCTTCTTCGCCGCCGACTGGCACTCCTTGACCACCGAGTATGCCAGCACGGACGGTATCCAGGACAGCATCAACGAGATGGTGCTCGACTGGCTCGCTTTCGGAATCGATCCTGAGCAGAGCGTGATCTTCAAGCAGAGCCGGGTGCCGCAGCACGCTGAGCTGAACCTGATCCTCTCCATGATCACGCCGGTCTCCTGGCTGGAGCGCAACCCGACCTACAAGGAGATGCAGGAGAACCTGACCACCAAGGACCTCTCCACCTTCGGCTTTCTCGGTTACCCGGTGCTGATGGCCTCCGACATCATCGTGTACAAGGCTGCCCGCGTGCCGGTAGGGCAGGACCAGATCCCGCACCTGGAGATCACCCGCGAGATCGCCCGCCGCTTCAACTACCTTTACGGCGAGGTGTTCCCGGAGCCGGCGGCACTCTTGACCGAAACACCTAAGGTGCTGGGCATCGACGGCCGCAAGATGAGCAAGAGCTACGGCAACGCCATCTTCCTCTCCGATGACGCCGAGGAGACCAGGAAGAAGGTCATGTCCATGGTCACCGACACGCTGCGCCCCTTCAAGCGCGATCCGGGCGAGCCCGACCGCTGCGTTGCCTTCACCCTGCATTCCCTCTATGTCGACGCCGACAAGCGCGCCGAGATCGTCGAGGGGTGCCGCGGTGCCCAGCTTGGCTGTGTCGACTGCAAGAAGATCCTGGCCCAGGCCATGGTCGACACCCTGGCGCCGTTCCGCGAGAAGCGCGTGGAGCTGGCCGAGAAGCCGGGCCTGGTGGAAGAGGTGCTTGCGGAAGGAAGCCGCAAGGCAGAAGTCGTCGCCAAACAGACCATGGATGACGCCCGCGCCGCGCTTAAGGTCTAG
- a CDS encoding metallophosphoesterase family protein yields MPVRFIHTSDVHLGKTYRTSGCDAQRYQDFFTTFAAIVADAVREEVDFVLIGGDLFHTGQILPKTFAKTIEILQPLKDAGIPCLAVEGNHDWIHRRDSVSWMEALSQLGYISLLRPSRSADGGYLFEPFDAEQGTGGHIEVSGVNIYGLGYIGSQAGNHVPRICEAIATKRNILLFHVGVWTYSPVEIGNIKPEEAQPLAACFDYVALGHGHKPYIVNDANGRPYAFNPGSPDCVNFGEERYDKGYYVVTLAPDGAVAHEFRRTSPRPMLVVTANLDGAGNATDALELFKSQMAEKLAGSGDERAPLVEVRLAGKVCFHPFELSRDRLRASLCEVCEPLHLEIKNHLSLVAGGSGEEKVKKSLAEIERDVLGELIGANSHYQGRVDELTRLSLALRDLVLKGDVEGEELLSLLSSGGDQCA; encoded by the coding sequence ATGCCCGTTCGCTTCATCCACACCTCCGACGTTCATCTCGGCAAGACCTACCGCACCTCCGGCTGCGACGCCCAGCGCTACCAGGACTTCTTCACGACCTTCGCCGCCATCGTTGCCGACGCCGTGCGCGAAGAGGTCGACTTCGTCCTGATCGGCGGAGACCTGTTCCACACCGGTCAGATCCTCCCCAAGACCTTTGCGAAGACCATCGAGATCCTGCAGCCCCTGAAGGATGCGGGCATCCCCTGTCTCGCCGTGGAAGGAAACCACGACTGGATCCACCGCCGCGACAGCGTCTCCTGGATGGAAGCGCTCTCCCAGTTGGGCTATATCTCCCTGCTGCGCCCCTCCAGGAGTGCCGACGGCGGCTACCTCTTCGAACCCTTTGATGCCGAGCAGGGGACCGGCGGGCACATCGAGGTAAGCGGCGTCAACATCTACGGTCTCGGTTACATCGGATCCCAGGCCGGTAACCACGTCCCGCGCATCTGCGAGGCCATCGCCACCAAACGAAACATCCTGCTCTTTCACGTCGGGGTCTGGACCTATTCGCCGGTCGAAATCGGCAACATCAAGCCCGAGGAAGCCCAGCCCCTGGCGGCATGTTTCGACTACGTTGCCCTCGGCCACGGCCATAAGCCCTATATCGTCAACGACGCCAACGGCCGCCCCTACGCCTTCAACCCCGGTTCGCCCGATTGCGTCAACTTCGGGGAAGAGCGCTACGACAAAGGGTATTACGTCGTGACCTTGGCGCCCGACGGAGCGGTCGCCCATGAGTTCCGGCGCACCTCGCCGCGTCCCATGCTGGTCGTCACCGCCAACCTGGACGGCGCGGGCAACGCCACCGACGCCTTGGAGCTGTTCAAAAGCCAGATGGCGGAGAAGCTTGCCGGTTCCGGAGATGAGCGGGCCCCGCTTGTCGAGGTACGCCTTGCTGGCAAGGTCTGCTTCCACCCCTTCGAGTTGAGCCGCGACCGCCTGCGCGCGTCGCTGTGCGAGGTCTGCGAGCCGTTGCACCTGGAAATCAAGAATCACCTCTCGCTGGTCGCCGGCGGAAGCGGCGAGGAGAAGGTCAAGAAGAGTCTTGCCGAGATCGAACGTGACGTGTTGGGTGAGCTGATCGGCGCCAACAGCCACTACCAGGGGCGCGTGGACGAACTGACGCGTCTGAGCCTGGCGCTGCGGGACCTGGTGCTGAAGGGGGACGTGGAGGGCGAGGAGTTGCTGAGCCTGCTTTCCTCCGGAGGTGATCAGTGCGCATAG
- the ftsH gene encoding ATP-dependent zinc metalloprotease FtsH, whose amino-acid sequence MGNTRNKKLLLLGLSLSFLAVAGYGLYSWQQSHADRSRQISYTTFIQKVSAGNIAKVRIVGDEINAEAKNGDKFSLFLPAGAYLGDLLIAKKVDFSSTPPSGGPNWFQIGFLVAIAIFLFAVLRRFTGIGRSRARLVDYSESTTRFNDVAGAEEAKAELLDTVEFLKDPEKFSTLGGKMPTGVLLVGPPGTGKTLIARAVAGEADVPFFSISGSEFVEMYVGVGASRVRDLFAQAKKAAPCIVFIDEIDAVGRKRDAAAGGGASDERDQTLNQLLVEMDGFEINSGIVVLAATNRPEILDAALLRSGRFDRQVTVGSPDIRGREAILKVHAKNVPLHEKVDLMVIARGTPGFSGADLANVVNEAAILAARSNKGAVEMIDFDLAKDKVLMGAEKKSMVLSEKLKLSTAYHESGHVLVAKLIPGCDPVHKVTIIPRGRAMGVTVQIPEDDIYCYTKEMLVGHLKVLMGGRAAEEIIYSTTTTGAGNDLARATDTARKMVTEWGMSRAFGPVAFGHQENTDAGGKSQKGFSDVTALEIDNEIRSIVTGCYSDVVALLKENMDALERLTRELVAKETLDSAEIDAILGLPVSGEGAGMQAAVAA is encoded by the coding sequence ATGGGCAACACGAGAAACAAGAAGCTGCTGTTGTTAGGTCTGTCTCTGAGCTTTCTGGCCGTCGCCGGTTACGGGCTCTATTCCTGGCAGCAATCACATGCGGACCGTAGCAGGCAGATCAGCTACACCACCTTCATCCAGAAAGTTTCCGCCGGGAACATAGCCAAAGTGAGAATCGTCGGCGACGAGATCAACGCCGAAGCGAAAAACGGCGACAAGTTCAGCCTTTTTCTTCCGGCGGGCGCCTACCTGGGCGATCTGCTCATCGCCAAAAAGGTCGACTTCTCTTCCACTCCGCCTTCCGGCGGTCCCAATTGGTTCCAAATCGGGTTTCTTGTCGCCATAGCGATCTTCCTCTTCGCCGTCCTCAGGCGCTTTACCGGTATCGGCCGAAGCCGCGCCCGTCTGGTGGACTACTCGGAATCGACCACCCGTTTCAACGACGTGGCCGGTGCCGAAGAGGCCAAGGCGGAACTGCTGGATACGGTCGAGTTTCTGAAGGACCCCGAGAAATTCTCCACGCTGGGAGGTAAGATGCCCACCGGCGTCCTCCTCGTCGGGCCTCCGGGCACCGGCAAAACCCTCATCGCCAGGGCGGTCGCGGGCGAAGCCGATGTTCCTTTCTTCTCCATCTCCGGGTCCGAATTCGTCGAGATGTACGTCGGCGTGGGTGCCTCCCGGGTCAGGGATCTCTTCGCCCAGGCCAAGAAGGCTGCTCCCTGCATCGTCTTCATCGACGAGATCGACGCGGTGGGACGCAAACGTGATGCTGCTGCGGGTGGCGGCGCAAGCGATGAGCGCGACCAGACCCTGAACCAGTTGCTGGTCGAAATGGACGGCTTCGAGATCAACTCCGGTATTGTTGTTCTCGCGGCCACCAACCGTCCCGAGATTCTCGATGCCGCGCTGCTCCGCTCCGGGCGCTTCGACCGCCAGGTGACCGTAGGCTCCCCGGATATTCGGGGTCGCGAAGCGATCCTCAAGGTCCACGCGAAGAACGTCCCGCTGCACGAGAAGGTCGACCTCATGGTGATTGCCCGTGGCACTCCCGGCTTCTCCGGTGCCGACCTCGCCAACGTGGTCAACGAGGCTGCCATCCTCGCGGCGCGCTCCAACAAGGGTGCCGTCGAGATGATAGACTTCGATCTCGCCAAGGACAAGGTGCTGATGGGGGCCGAGAAGAAGTCGATGGTCCTCTCGGAAAAACTCAAGCTCTCGACGGCATACCACGAGTCCGGGCACGTGCTGGTGGCAAAGCTGATCCCGGGATGCGATCCGGTGCATAAGGTCACCATCATCCCGAGAGGGAGGGCGATGGGGGTAACGGTCCAGATTCCCGAGGACGACATCTACTGCTACACCAAGGAGATGTTGGTGGGGCACCTCAAGGTGCTCATGGGTGGGCGCGCTGCCGAGGAAATCATCTACAGCACGACGACCACCGGGGCTGGTAACGACTTGGCGCGCGCCACGGATACTGCGCGCAAGATGGTCACCGAGTGGGGCATGTCGCGTGCCTTCGGTCCGGTTGCTTTCGGCCACCAGGAGAATACGGACGCAGGCGGAAAGTCGCAGAAAGGTTTCAGCGACGTCACCGCCCTTGAGATAGACAACGAGATCCGCTCCATCGTCACCGGCTGTTACTCCGACGTGGTGGCCCTGCTGAAGGAGAACATGGATGCCCTGGAGAGGCTGACGCGGGAGCTCGTCGCCAAGGAGACCCTCGACTCCGCCGAGATCGACGCCATTCTCGGATTGCCTGTGTCCGGTGAGGGTGCAGGTATGCAGGCCGCCGTCGCCGCATAG
- a CDS encoding DMT family transporter, with product MNDKHRGAWYIVASAAGFATLGILIKSAFAGGANISTVLSGRFLLAAIFLFAILRARGVNCRLERKTAFQLILMGAVGYDGMSGLYANAIHYLPASLTSMLLYAYPALVTVLALIIGEERFNAPKGIALVVCSVGLVSLLGASFEGARLAGVLSGLGAAVIYSCYIIIGNRILKNIDPMVTSLWVCGAAGLASLCYGLIRGELVLDITPAGWLSIVGIAIFPTIFGVMGFFAGLRLIGATNASIISMLEPLITVLLSALLLGERITPLQGFGGAVLLFGGLILQLWGHEARHETVTEV from the coding sequence ATGAATGACAAGCATCGTGGAGCCTGGTACATCGTCGCCTCGGCGGCGGGATTCGCCACGCTCGGCATCCTCATAAAAAGCGCCTTCGCCGGCGGCGCCAACATCAGCACCGTCCTGTCGGGTCGCTTCCTCCTGGCCGCAATCTTTCTTTTCGCCATCCTCCGCGCTCGCGGCGTCAACTGCCGGTTGGAGCGCAAGACCGCCTTCCAGCTCATCCTGATGGGGGCCGTCGGCTACGACGGCATGTCCGGGCTCTACGCCAACGCCATCCACTATCTGCCCGCATCGCTCACCAGCATGCTGCTCTATGCCTATCCCGCTTTGGTCACGGTCCTGGCGCTGATCATAGGCGAAGAGCGGTTCAATGCTCCAAAGGGGATAGCGCTGGTGGTTTGCTCGGTCGGGCTGGTGTCGTTGTTGGGCGCGTCGTTCGAAGGGGCGCGGCTGGCAGGGGTACTCTCGGGTCTGGGGGCAGCGGTGATCTACAGCTGTTACATCATCATCGGCAACCGTATCCTCAAGAACATCGATCCGATGGTGACCTCGCTCTGGGTTTGCGGTGCCGCCGGGCTTGCCTCCCTTTGCTATGGCCTGATAAGGGGCGAATTGGTGCTCGACATCACCCCCGCAGGGTGGCTTTCCATCGTCGGGATCGCCATCTTCCCGACCATTTTCGGTGTCATGGGATTCTTCGCCGGTCTGCGTCTGATTGGCGCCACCAACGCCTCCATCATCAGCATGCTGGAGCCGCTGATCACCGTGCTCCTCTCCGCGCTTCTGCTCGGCGAGCGTATCACTCCGCTGCAGGGGTTCGGCGGTGCCGTGCTTTTGTTCGGCGGTCTCATTCTCCAGCTGTGGGGGCATGAGGCGAGGCATGAGACCGTGACCGAGGTATAA
- a CDS encoding NAD(P)-dependent oxidoreductase, with product MLKKIGFVGLGTVGVHMAANLAKSDYQLTVFDQDANAMAELAKLGVKVGDSPMATAKGQDLVIVIVPESKYLVFGENGVLEGIDPGTILVDMGTHCLETIERMAEEAKQRRVMFLEAPVWGSKEHAANGLLTILAGGDEALLGRCREPFSYFGLNIIHIGKIGDATRMKLIVNLLQAEMMQSLSEGLVFGEKMGFKPDKILEVLDSGGVASPLFHSKGRSIARGDFSRNLALKYVDSQMRRVLEMAEKLELDLPAAKTVSAIYDQAVQDGRGEEDFSAIVKLLRK from the coding sequence ATGCTTAAGAAGATAGGTTTTGTCGGTCTGGGCACCGTCGGTGTTCACATGGCAGCCAACCTTGCCAAGTCGGACTACCAATTAACGGTGTTTGACCAGGACGCAAATGCGATGGCAGAACTTGCCAAACTCGGCGTCAAGGTCGGCGATTCGCCGATGGCGACCGCCAAGGGGCAGGACCTGGTCATCGTCATCGTGCCGGAGAGCAAGTACCTTGTCTTTGGTGAGAATGGCGTTCTCGAAGGGATCGACCCCGGCACCATCCTGGTGGACATGGGCACCCACTGCCTTGAAACCATCGAGCGCATGGCCGAGGAAGCGAAGCAGCGCCGCGTCATGTTCCTGGAGGCGCCGGTGTGGGGGAGCAAGGAACACGCCGCCAACGGTCTGCTCACCATTTTGGCGGGTGGCGACGAGGCCCTGCTCGGGCGTTGCCGCGAGCCGTTCTCCTACTTCGGTCTCAATATCATCCATATCGGCAAGATCGGCGATGCGACCCGCATGAAGCTGATCGTGAACCTGCTGCAGGCCGAGATGATGCAGTCCCTTTCCGAGGGTCTCGTCTTCGGTGAGAAGATGGGCTTCAAGCCGGACAAGATCCTCGAGGTGCTCGACTCCGGCGGGGTCGCCTCGCCGCTGTTCCACTCCAAGGGGCGCTCCATCGCGCGCGGCGACTTCAGCCGCAACCTGGCCCTCAAGTACGTCGACTCCCAGATGCGGCGCGTACTGGAAATGGCCGAAAAGCTTGAGCTCGACCTGCCGGCCGCCAAGACCGTTTCCGCGATTTATGACCAGGCCGTTCAGGACGGTAGGGGGGAAGAAGATTTCTCCGCCATCGTGAAGCTGCTGCGCAAGTAA
- a CDS encoding AAA family ATPase, with protein MRIVSVQLKNIKSHRDKELVFSPGINVLSGANGSGKSTIFEAIGYALFGVDAKDFVSNAERFLTIGTKRGEIGVVFEPEPGELYRVTRTVGTAGKWLLAKEVGGAFEVEEHANMEETEVRIAQLLGLSAARPLSEQFKLVIGPFQNDFLGPFVIKQPAKRQDAFDEILGIDAWRKTQDRTKVLTSTIKAKLDVLQAEVDSRSEQVAVLPAKEVELAALRQQGDTKQTELATKTIELEHATTLLNALESKKEAIQSVQQEVQGLQERVESGRNYVSTQQLLVEQSRQAAAVVAASTAGKQGYDAAEARLKELRDQQLQKHQLEKKLADLEREQGSVQAMLDAESRELGLARSSMDEERKRLENDREALAAALAAQKQLETVAAQGLAAAEQSRVLFRKLPMHNMETTLPYLHVALSRIEEIDRQIRERESVLAGSGPLKAEAEQLAARQARLEQIQAQRSELAGRRHSLVEGRDKIGAGACPFFQEPCQNLQGVDPAGIFDARINALDAEMAGLDLEAAELASQVTAAQQAARELAGMEQVALELAKAGGERTKQEEEFSRNYAQIAVPALRAPLEGWLATAGIGEVSLAELPCAELDLAAAPQKRRDALAHATDAWQGVITRLETALEERVKQAAEPVQESARKLAELSARGESLAQKERELAGAQENAARREQSVARHKARLDTLLTEVGARKAEVAIFADVERSVKDAEGELARFQPARDSYIANQKSAEELGKHQETLEKYQRGLQGIISTLATKQDELARLVGDYRPEQHEAAKNDREQLVMAATRLKAEIGAIAEGVSRLEGETAALRVVAAEIEQKLAAIEKLKEQADLVKFLRNQVFKNVSAQLSERFREEISFRADRIYRSICESDEELLWGDNYQIVLKDIVDGTIRERSDDQLSGGQMMSAVVALRLALLQTIGARIAFFDEPTSNLDAERRENLAKAFRAIDVGQEEVTEHWYDQLFLVSHDVSFTEITDQTIQLD; from the coding sequence GTGCGCATAGTCTCGGTCCAGCTCAAGAACATCAAGTCGCACCGCGACAAGGAACTCGTCTTCTCACCCGGGATCAACGTCCTCTCCGGCGCCAACGGTTCCGGCAAGAGCACCATCTTCGAAGCCATCGGCTACGCCCTGTTCGGCGTCGACGCCAAGGACTTTGTCTCCAACGCGGAACGCTTCCTCACCATCGGCACCAAGCGCGGCGAAATCGGCGTGGTGTTCGAACCAGAACCGGGAGAGCTGTACCGGGTTACCCGTACCGTGGGAACCGCGGGCAAGTGGCTGCTGGCCAAGGAGGTCGGCGGCGCGTTCGAGGTCGAGGAGCACGCCAACATGGAGGAGACCGAGGTGCGCATCGCGCAGCTGCTCGGCCTCTCCGCAGCTCGGCCGTTGTCGGAGCAGTTCAAGCTGGTGATCGGCCCCTTCCAGAATGACTTCCTGGGCCCCTTTGTCATCAAACAGCCCGCCAAGCGTCAGGACGCGTTCGACGAGATTCTCGGCATCGACGCCTGGCGCAAGACCCAAGATAGAACGAAGGTTTTGACCAGCACCATTAAGGCAAAACTCGACGTGCTGCAGGCCGAGGTGGATTCCAGATCGGAGCAGGTTGCCGTCCTTCCCGCCAAGGAAGTGGAACTGGCCGCCTTGCGGCAACAGGGCGATACCAAGCAGACAGAGCTGGCGACCAAGACGATAGAGCTTGAGCACGCAACGACCCTGCTCAATGCGCTGGAGTCGAAGAAGGAGGCGATCCAATCGGTCCAGCAGGAGGTGCAGGGGCTGCAGGAGCGTGTCGAATCAGGTAGGAACTACGTCTCCACCCAGCAGCTCCTGGTCGAACAATCGCGGCAGGCGGCGGCCGTGGTCGCGGCGTCGACGGCGGGAAAGCAGGGATACGACGCCGCTGAGGCAAGGCTTAAGGAACTGCGCGATCAACAGTTGCAGAAGCACCAACTGGAAAAGAAGCTTGCCGACCTGGAACGGGAACAGGGGAGCGTTCAGGCCATGCTGGATGCTGAGAGCCGCGAACTCGGGCTTGCCAGGTCGTCAATGGACGAGGAGCGCAAACGCCTGGAGAACGACCGGGAGGCGCTGGCAGCGGCCCTGGCGGCGCAGAAACAGCTGGAGACCGTGGCGGCCCAAGGGCTGGCTGCGGCAGAGCAGAGCCGGGTCCTTTTCCGGAAGCTCCCCATGCACAACATGGAGACCACGCTGCCGTACCTCCACGTCGCCCTCAGCCGGATCGAAGAGATCGACCGACAGATCCGCGAGCGGGAGAGTGTCTTGGCCGGCTCCGGGCCGCTCAAGGCGGAGGCGGAGCAGTTAGCGGCGCGTCAGGCTCGGCTGGAGCAGATCCAGGCGCAGCGGTCGGAACTTGCCGGGCGCAGGCATTCCCTGGTGGAGGGGCGCGACAAGATCGGGGCAGGTGCCTGCCCCTTCTTCCAGGAGCCGTGTCAGAATCTGCAAGGTGTTGATCCGGCTGGTATCTTCGACGCCCGCATCAACGCACTGGATGCTGAAATGGCCGGACTTGATCTCGAAGCGGCTGAGCTGGCGTCCCAAGTGACTGCCGCTCAGCAAGCCGCTCGTGAGCTGGCCGGGATGGAGCAGGTGGCCTTGGAGCTGGCCAAGGCAGGGGGGGAGCGGACTAAACAGGAAGAAGAGTTCAGCCGCAACTACGCCCAGATCGCCGTACCCGCACTTCGCGCACCACTTGAGGGTTGGCTGGCAACTGCCGGCATTGGCGAGGTTTCTCTCGCCGAGTTGCCGTGTGCGGAACTCGACCTCGCGGCGGCCCCACAGAAGCGTCGGGACGCACTGGCCCATGCGACCGATGCCTGGCAGGGCGTCATCACCAGGCTGGAAACGGCACTGGAAGAACGGGTGAAACAAGCGGCCGAGCCGGTTCAGGAATCAGCGCGCAAGCTTGCCGAGCTCTCCGCGCGAGGGGAGTCGCTGGCACAAAAAGAGCGCGAGCTCGCCGGGGCACAGGAAAACGCCGCCCGGCGTGAACAGTCTGTGGCACGGCACAAAGCGCGTCTGGACACCTTGCTGACGGAGGTCGGTGCCCGAAAAGCCGAGGTCGCCATCTTCGCCGACGTGGAGCGGAGCGTGAAGGACGCCGAGGGCGAACTAGCCCGCTTCCAGCCCGCGCGCGATAGCTACATAGCGAACCAGAAGTCGGCGGAAGAGCTGGGTAAGCACCAGGAGACGCTGGAGAAGTACCAACGCGGCCTGCAGGGGATCATCTCGACACTGGCGACGAAGCAGGATGAACTGGCCAGGCTTGTGGGCGATTACCGTCCTGAGCAGCACGAAGCAGCGAAGAACGACCGCGAGCAGCTGGTGATGGCGGCGACACGGCTGAAAGCCGAGATTGGTGCCATTGCCGAAGGGGTATCGCGGCTGGAGGGGGAAACGGCCGCACTGCGGGTCGTCGCCGCCGAGATCGAGCAGAAGCTGGCCGCCATCGAGAAGCTGAAGGAACAGGCCGACCTGGTCAAGTTTCTGCGCAACCAGGTGTTCAAGAACGTCTCGGCCCAGCTTTCCGAGCGTTTCCGGGAGGAGATCAGCTTCCGGGCCGACCGGATCTATCGCAGCATCTGCGAGTCCGATGAAGAACTTCTTTGGGGCGACAACTACCAGATCGTCTTGAAGGACATCGTCGACGGAACCATCAGGGAGCGCAGCGACGATCAGCTCTCCGGCGGCCAGATGATGAGTGCCGTGGTGGCGCTGCGACTGGCTCTTTTGCAGACCATCGGAGCCCGCATCGCCTTCTTCGACGAGCCCACCTCGAACCTCGATGCCGAGCGTCGCGAGAACCTGGCCAAGGCCTTCCGCGCCATCGATGTCGGCCAGGAAGAAGTCACCGAACACTGGTACGACCAGCTCTTCCTGGTGAGCCACGACGTCAGCTTCACCGAGATTACCGACCAGACAATACAACTCGACTAG
- a CDS encoding DUF1456 family protein: protein MTNNDVFRRLRYALNLNTQAVVEAFRLSDMKMGQADITSLVKKEEEDGFRECSDEVLQAFLDGLIALKRGKREGEGDKATPPPAQLCNNDILKKIRIALSFKEEEMLAIFKLAKFPVSKSELSAVFRAKGQDNFKPCGDQMLRNFLKGLTMKYREGAQD from the coding sequence ATGACCAACAACGATGTTTTCCGTAGGCTGCGCTACGCCCTCAACCTCAACACACAGGCCGTTGTCGAGGCCTTCCGGCTTTCGGACATGAAGATGGGGCAGGCGGACATCACCAGCTTGGTCAAGAAGGAAGAGGAAGACGGATTTCGCGAGTGCAGCGACGAGGTGCTGCAGGCTTTCCTCGATGGCCTCATCGCCCTGAAGCGCGGCAAGCGGGAAGGGGAGGGTGACAAGGCCACACCGCCACCTGCACAGCTCTGCAACAACGACATACTCAAGAAGATCCGGATCGCCCTGTCTTTTAAAGAGGAGGAGATGCTGGCGATCTTTAAACTGGCGAAGTTTCCGGTTTCCAAGTCCGAGTTAAGCGCGGTGTTCCGTGCCAAGGGCCAGGACAATTTCAAGCCTTGCGGAGACCAGATGCTGCGGAATTTTCTCAAGGGATTGACCATGAAATACCGGGAAGGTGCACAGGACTAA
- a CDS encoding site-2 protease family protein: protein MELYLQRIVITLVPALWAITCHEVAHGFVADRLGDKTARSLGRLTLNPLKHLDIIGTLAIYFIGIGWAKPVPVVSGNLRRPKTDMVWVAAAGPLANFSLAILSAIALRLFAGIADNAAEDSTLFAFVAPLATMCGFSIFINLVLGFFNLLPVPPLDGGRVAVGFLPLKLSSVLARVEPVGFIVVLALVFLTQFYGKVLLPAVIYVVEVLAGDSSRWAYPIVERFLTKGFFGY, encoded by the coding sequence ATGGAGTTGTACCTTCAACGAATTGTCATAACTTTGGTTCCTGCTCTTTGGGCAATTACTTGTCATGAAGTGGCACATGGCTTCGTTGCCGATAGGTTAGGAGACAAGACGGCAAGATCTTTGGGACGCTTAACACTCAACCCTCTTAAACACCTGGATATCATCGGAACATTGGCGATTTACTTCATCGGTATCGGTTGGGCCAAGCCCGTTCCAGTGGTTTCTGGCAACCTCAGACGACCGAAAACAGATATGGTTTGGGTCGCTGCTGCAGGGCCTCTTGCTAATTTCAGTCTTGCAATACTTTCGGCCATTGCCTTGCGACTTTTCGCCGGGATCGCAGATAATGCTGCGGAGGATTCGACGTTGTTTGCTTTTGTTGCTCCCTTGGCAACCATGTGTGGGTTCTCCATATTTATCAATCTGGTACTTGGGTTTTTTAATCTTTTACCTGTACCCCCGCTTGACGGTGGGCGAGTGGCTGTCGGCTTCCTCCCGCTGAAGCTTTCGTCGGTTCTTGCTAGAGTAGAGCCGGTGGGATTCATTGTGGTCCTTGCTTTGGTTTTTCTGACTCAATTTTACGGGAAGGTGCTTTTACCCGCCGTTATCTATGTTGTTGAGGTACTGGCAGGAGACAGCAGCAGGTGGGCTTACCCGATCGTCGAAAGGTTTCTGACTAAGGGATTCTTCGGCTATTGA